In the genome of Sebastes fasciatus isolate fSebFas1 chromosome 23, fSebFas1.pri, whole genome shotgun sequence, the window agtaACCCTCATATgggaaacagctgtcagtgtgctgactttactatgactttccccaaaactgtatgtgattatcatatagtgggcatgtctgtaaaggggagatagaacccattttcattcacatgtcttgaagtcagaggtcaaggaacacctttgaaaatggccatgctagtttttcctcaccaaaatgtacgTTATTTTggtgtatgacatggttggtaccaatggattcattaggttttctagtttcatatgatgcagtgtcttcattctagctttaaaactgagccacatCCTAAAATTGcaattaatgcgttaaagaaattaatggcgttaaaacgaattcacgttaacacgttattatcgcgttaactttgacagccctagtttagtTTAGTCCTTGTCAAAACACCAAGCTTATGCTCATTCAGTATCAACTGCACGTTAGCTACTCACATCCAAACTCGACAACTGTTCAGAATTAACAATACAACAAGTTTCTTGCCGCTAAATTATGAAACTGTTCAAGGTTATAGGCCTTGATCGACGGCATCTCCGTGGTGACAGGAGATAATATTGTGCACTCAGTTTAACAGCTGACGTCTGCTGCTCTGACCTCAGGGCTACTTCCTGATTAACAAAAGACAACACAGTGAAATgtttgtcttctctctctcctcccagtgTGACAGAGACAGTCTCCGTGAGCAGCTcttgtggaggaggaggcggcggcggaGACGACGAGGACCAAGCCCTGCTGGATCGCATGGCCAAACGCGAGGAGCGACGGCTGAGACGCATGCAGGAGGCGCTGGATAGACAAAAGGAGCTGGACCCCACCGAGGCGGAGGGCAACGACGGTGTCGCCATGGAGAAAAACAacgaagaagaggagaggcCATCCTCCTGGCGTAGGGGTCGTAACCGTGACAACGAGGACGAAGAAGAGAAGACGTACGGCTcaaagagggaggagaaggggCGAGAGGAGccgagggaggaagaagaggcttCTCCTGGGGGCGGAGAGGAGGCAGATGAGGGTgtagatgaagaggaggagcagaaagtggaggtgatggaggacaAACCTAGAAGGTCTTTCATGAGAGAACAGGTGAGTCACCTGttcatactttattttagtcatttattatgtgtttttttgtagcTGACAGTCCCTGCAAATGTGATGCTTGTTTCTGTAGGAATCAACTGAAGAGCCTAAAATGCAAAACAAGGTATGGTCATCGATTTATTGACTTCTTAATGCGCATCCTTGAGGCAATCATTGATCTGTCCTTCAAAGAACTGCTATAAACCTTTTTCATAGGAGCTCGCCGAAGAAGAAACACACTCAGTAGTCAGGGAGATTTCAAACCAGGCAAAGTCAACCAATTCAGAGGCCGAGGAAGCTGCGGTAGCATCAGAGGAGGCTGAGGAGGTACCTGAGGATGATTATGTAGATTATTCATCAGAGAACAAGTCTCTGACTTTCAGAAATGACTCTGAAGAGGACAATGAGGTCTCTGAGATACTGCAGTCAGAGGATAATGAGGTACCATTCATGTGGTAAGCTTTACAGTAGAGGTGTGATGCACAGCACAGAAAAGTCTCTCTGGGTAACTTCAGTGTCTCGACGCATCTTTAAAGGAGATGTGTAAACAGAAATCTTTCCAGAATCAACCACAAAAAGTTCTCTTAATAAGCCTATCTCTGTTGACTTTATGTCGGAGCCAGACGCTGAAATTACCCAGACTCCCCGTGTCGTCACAGTGTGGCTTGCACCGTTTGCAAACTGGCGGTAACTGAGCCCACGTTTTAGTGGTCACAGTGTTTTTTGCTGCATGTCTTCCACCTCAGCTATGAGAGCAGCAACACTTATTACACTGACTCCACTCCAAAACTCACTGCAGCAGAGGAACAgaatgtaatttaaaataataagtgtGTTCACTGCAAGGGGATCATTGAGCCATCATATCATGTGTATACTTCCAGTCAAATGTTTCAGACCAGGCtaggatttattttttcattttagaacccctaaatattagaaaacaaacattacaaATCCCAAACTTGTGCACGAATATGTTTTTAAAGTCCGAGCAAACCTGTGAACTGTgttttaatgcatcaataaaggCTTCCAATTTATCACGCAGCCCATAAGCCGTACCTCCCAAACTCTTCTCTACATAGTTAACACTTTCCACCTTGATTTCTTGTGACCCTTATTAATAAATGCtaaattaatagttaattaaagctgcagtaggcagtatatttttggcatcattgggcaaaaattttataataacctttcagcatattgtaattcaagtgttctgagagataactagacttctgcacctcctcatggctctgttttcaggctttaaaaagatctagcccgtgacgggagactttgaccaatcacaggtcatttcagagagagagcgttcctattggctatgctccggtcatgtgaccttCAAGAggtttcaacatggctgccgggtcacaaactttctcatttcacagctaaaccgtgcactacaagatgattctgaaaacatttgaggagagaaataggcattaacgtaacataatattgattcatatttgatcagcgctgcctagtttgaccgtttggtcggagttcgcgagtgattgacatccAGCTTTCATAGACAGCAGATCCCaggtcagctcttactgcttgttttcctccggtctgtgaaatcttgcagatgccgttaggagcaccaaaGGACAgttttcatgcactactgtcacaatatagcgactgttttataaaaacaacttttttgaaatcatatttgctccaatctcgcctacttcagctttaattaactatcaatttaccgtTTATTAACTgttggttattataaagttttCAGCCTTctcttacataaaaaaaaaaaacacccttaTGAactattcatttcattttgtagTCAGTCTGCATTAGGTGTATTTGACCTCTTTTTTCAAAAGCAATCCTCAGTTTCAAGTTGCCTTTGGTCGTGTAAACAACGGTGCTCAAAGACACTTCATGTTTTTCTTGGCATTTTCCCTgttaaaatagataaataattcTTGTGGCATTTTTTATTCCTCCGAGTAataatagtatgacttttttttctgtttttgagcCGACATGTGCCCGCTAAATTTCAGATTGTTGTAAAGACctaattacagtaaatatatattaatgggCAGGAATGGGCAGGCTTCCATGCCGTAAAGAGAGTGCTGAAAAGGCCCACCAGCTCAGCCTTTGCTATGTTAAAAATGCATAGACTGTGCTAGATAGCATCAGCAGTAAGACAAATGTACCCTCTGTGCTACAGGTTGATAATAGATGGTGCTTTAAAAGCTTGACTGGCAGTGTACATATTGGACTCGGACACATAATGATTATAATTTCTAAAACTCAAATGATGTTTTTGATGGTCAGAGATAGAAAACATACAGCCGGAGACACTCCCATAGTGATCACACGTTAGATAATCCTGTCTCAGTAGTAATTCTGGAGTGGACGCTGTGTCATGTGATGttctgtgtttattttgttttggggTGTGCTCTCGTTCTCGTTCGACATCCCGTGATGTCATGCACCAGACTCCGCCCATTCGGCCTACCCACCCACCAATAGCGTGGTCGCTCACTGACCCCCGTGGTTGTTTTTGTGCAGGTGAATGAGAGAGGCGGGGCCAGGGAAGAGCAGAGGAGGCAGAACGGAGGGctgcatgaggaggaggaggcggctcCCAACCAGCACAGGAAACCTGAGAGGACCCTCAGGTACgcagacacaacaacacacatcaCATGACCTACGGGTTTCCACTGAGGCCAGATTGGGGATGGCCAGGTCTCATGAATTAGTCAAGAAACACCATTGTCAACAAAGATCATATCCCAATTTGTTGCCAGTTAAGAATGTGtgctgaaaataataataataataattacctCAATGTGATTAGTCTGTGCAGTATTCCTAaaatattaatgaattaatcaaaatttCATCTCATTCTTCATCTGTTCTCCTAATTACTGggaatgcatcaatctggatGTTTTTTATATGGAGTCACaggagtgccataaaaaaaagtctgtaaaagaataagaaaataaatgtggaaatctAAAGAGCAGTCAGTGCCTGTCTACATTTGACAGCTGAGATGTGTCAAATAACACTTGACACGAAGGTTAGTTGAGAAGCTCAAGCTACACAACAAGCGAAGCTCACTGTTGCTTTCCAAAATAAGATATCCAGAAGCGTGAGGAAAAGACACACATTCCTATAAGAGAAAGAATGATTGAtagcataaaataaaacaatatatagtCCTGCATTTACTGACTTATACTATTGCAGTCTGGATCTTATTCTTATAAAGGATGGAGGAGAAATCTTCATATTGGCTGTCACACTTCACAGTGTTTACATATGGTGAACAGGGGCAGTCTAATCAGACAGGAACTTATTGATGTTGCTGTAGTGTTTGTCGCTCAGGCTGGTATAAAAGCATGGTTGGAAGTATTGCCTAAGGCATCTGaggaataaatgaaaagcatgtctGAATCAGAATTTCAAGCAAAcaagctgtttgtgtgttttagacATGGGTTAGTTCCCAGCGTGAAACACTGGAAGAAACTGGAGATGTGCTGTAACATTATCTTTGCAAAGGTGATTGTAGGTATTTGTATGTGTGCacgtttgtttttgtgtctgtgtgtgtttgcttgtccATGGAAGAGACAAATCCTTCAAGTGTGTTTAAATATTCAGCTTGTATCAAATGTCAAGTGTTAAACCTGAATGTCAACCGGCTTTGCGTCCTACTTCCACAGTCTTTGTTTCCGTTGTGACCTGCATGTGTGCTCTGACCCGCGTTTCTGTTGTCTGTCGCAGTCGCGGCAGCGTGCGCTCCCCCGAGGTGTCCGCGAGTGACGACCAGGACGACGACGACGCCCGTCTGGAGGCAGAGCGCaagctggaggagctgaagcGCCGCCGCGACGACGCGGAGAGCGAGGAGTTCGAGAGGATGAGGCAGAAGCAGCAGGGGGCCGAGGTcgagctggaggagctgaagaggaagagggaggacaggaagaaggtgctggatgaggaggagaggcagaagAAGCAGGAGGATGCAGAGAGAAAAGCCAAGGAGGAGgtaagggaggaagagagaggaacctTTTATCTTTATCTACCTATGTTTCTATTCTCCCTTTTATCCAAACACTTCTTGAGGATTTGTTGAAGTCAAACTGAAATTTAAATTCTCCTTACTTTTTTTGTGTTAGGAAATGTAAACTATAATGATCCTCTTATTTTCTTGAAGTTATATCTGTAAAGTTCACAACCCACATGGTCTTTCCTTGTTTTTCACACCACCAACACTTTCATGTTTATTTAGCCCATACACCTGTGTGAGCTGTAACCCATGCATCACACTCATACTAGTGCCGCGGTGACGTTATCTCGCCATACTATACACCGTTATCACGACTCAAGCTATAGAGGTCCCTAACTCGTAACTCGCGCATGTcattccttcttcctcctcatcattATGCATCTCAAATGTGATAACCACCTCCTTCCTATGTGTTCACATCTGCATTCAATCACTCCATGTCGTCCATTTTCCCCCTTTCATCCGCTCGCTCTGAGGCCCTGCATTCTCGCTATTACCCTGACAGTTCTTCTTTGTTGATCTTGGCTCTGAATGTGGCGGCCCGTCTCTCGCTATCTGCCCCCGTTCTTCTCCTCTTGTGTGATGTTAATGAGGCCTTTTGGTTTGTAATTAAAAGATGGCccagagatacagagagactAATTAACCAAGACAAGGCTGCTGGAGAGGGCTGATACACTGCCAAGCACCAGCCCTCTTCTGAATACAGTACAAATGGTTCATAcattaattgtttaaaaaaaaaactgttgataGTCTGCATGTCTCAAGCTTTCCAAAATGGCTTTTTTTCTGAGGCGGGCAATCactgtaaataagaatttgCTCTAAGTAATTGAATTTGTTCCTGACCTGCCTCATTAGATAAAGTAAGTAAGTCAATTAGAAAATGGCACATATCTATTGTCTGGCTCGGCTGCATTCCTGATTGTTTGTTGTCTATCATGTTGGCGGTTTATGTTATTCAATAAAGTAATCCATAAACCATGTGAAAATCATGCAGCTGTTCTTGAAAGGTTTCGCATTCGCTGCTCCAAACACTCCCGGTCTGTTAGTTCGTTCCCAGGGAAAAATCCACTTGTGCACAGGAAGCATGCTTTTAGGTTTCCAGCAGCAACAGTGTTTTGTTTAGAGTAAATACAAGAGAAATGTTAGCATGAGCAGCAATATCCTGCATGGCTGGGCTGGCAGAGGACAGAGCGCCACCTACATGTGCTCCAATTAAATTAACAGAAAGTTCCCTGTCCTTGTTCCAACTCCAAACATGCTGCAAaatacccccccaaaaaaaaaatgacacggATATCTGCTGAACAGCCCCGACTCTAAACACATCTGTCTTTTCTcaggaggaaaagaggaagatgaaggaggagatTGAAAGGAGGAGAGCGGAGGCAGCTGAGAAGAGACAGAAGGTGGAAGACACCCTGGACGGGGAGGGCAGACCCTTCAAGTGTGTCAGCCCTCGAGGCTCCTCTCTGAAGGTCAGTCCGCCATTattaccccccccccacctctgcCCTGCGTCCAGCAGGAGAGTGTCTGTGCAGTTTTATTTGCCAATTGACCGTTCGCTATCCCCCGTAGTTATTGTTGCTATATACAGGATATATTTAGTCCTTGCGCGACACTTGTGCAGTTCATAATGATAACGATGGCAGATTTAGCACTCAAAATTCTTAGTAATTCTTCAAACATTGggtcaaggttctttatttgtcatttgtcaattccagcaaagcatcattggcaatgaaaatctaaTTTTCCTTCAACTAtgcttataaaatatgtataaataaaaggggaagtaaagtaaaagcaaaatgataaccTAAGGCacaaaatagtgcagttaacaTATAGggtttaaatataaacataagtaacatataaaatagtaatgtggGTCATTCATTTCAGACAATTTagtctccatggcaacatgATATCATACTAAAAGATAAAAGGTTAAAGCTGCATGTTCCAGGCAGAAAAAAGCATTCTCAGGTGATGATCTGTGTAGAAGACATGACAACAAAGAAACGTTGTTCCTGTATTGCATTTCAGAGCTAGTTAGTCCTAGTATTATAAGttagggaaggaaaaaatgtaaGATCAGACTGTTATTTAGTTTAGATGTAACCCTGTTTGACTGCTAAACTACCCCACATCAAATAAAGATCAGGACAGTGCTGCTAACGTTAAACCCTACGCTCTGATTCTAGTAGCATCCAGGACCAGCTTCCACACGCTGGGGAAATACTACACAGTAGATGTGTTTGTCGTGAACTATCCTAGACTTGTGTTGCCCTACAAGCTAACGTAGTTAACTAATTAAATGCTTTTTGGCTTTGGAAGTAGCATTCTGTTACTACTGTAGGCTGTAAGCTAGTTAGCCAGACATGCTAATGATTGCAGTTCATGTTAAAGCAGACAAACACGGTGTTTGATCCAAAAAAAGACACGAAACTCCAAACTATTTAGAGCTGAATATTGCTCTAACAACAGCCTCCTGCACAGCTGTGGTGAATTCTAAAGCTTGACAGGCCCGTCCATGCCTAGTTAcagttgctaagctatgattaGACAATCGCTGCTCGAGGAAGGGCTTTAGCGAGGTCAATTAATCAGTCAGTTATTCATAAACACAGATATTTCATTCCAATACTTTAAACAATGGGAACTATAAAAACACATtgcctgtgtttttttcttttttctgtctgtatttGCATCCCGTCCAGTACAGTTGTCAGCATAATGGAGTCAATATAATGGTTCTCCAAAACCAGCAAATCCCACTCATCCGGCTGCGCAGCAAAGCTCAGGCTAAACATTCAAAGTATT includes:
- the cald1a gene encoding caldesmon 1a isoform X1, with the protein product MEEMDFERRRELRRQKREEMRLEAERLAKNDDDEEEAARERRRRARQERMKGRESEEPSGQPDSLVITNSHSVTETVSVSSSCGGGGGGGDDEDQALLDRMAKREERRLRRMQEALDRQKELDPTEAEGNDGVAMEKNNEEEERPSSWRRGRNRDNEDEEEKTYGSKREEKGREEPREEEEASPGGGEEADEGVDEEEEQKVEVMEDKPRRSFMREQESTEEPKMQNKELAEEETHSVVREISNQAKSTNSEAEEAAVASEEAEEVNERGGAREEQRRQNGGLHEEEEAAPNQHRKPERTLSRGSVRSPEVSASDDQDDDDARLEAERKLEELKRRRDDAESEEFERMRQKQQGAEVELEELKRKREDRKKVLDEEERQKKQEDAERKAKEEEEKRKMKEEIERRRAEAAEKRQKVEDTLDGEGRPFKCVSPRGSSLKIGERAEFLNKSAQKSTVKAAFSPVVSKIDNRLEQYTSAAQQRENKESRSPRSGATDLPMVTDSIRNIKSMWEKGNAFGSPGSGGSPFKEAAVMKTGVAGRINDWLNKTPESGKTSGGRPTDLKPVDVTNKRSLWENKGASPTKVAGRGETKSVANGMGH
- the cald1a gene encoding caldesmon 1a isoform X2, coding for MEEMDFERRRELRRQKREEMRLEAERLAKNDDDEEEAARERRRRARQERMKGRESEEPSGQPDSLVITNSHSVTETVSVSSSCGGGGGGGDDEDQALLDRMAKREERRLRRMQEALDRQKELDPTEAEGNDGVAMEKNNEEEERPSSWRRGRNRDNEDEEEKTYGSKREEKGREEPREEEEASPGGGEEADEGVDEEEEQKVEVMEDKPRRSFMREQESTEEPKMQNKELAEEETHSVVREISNQAKSTNSEAEEAAVASEEAEEVNERGGAREEQRRQNGGLHEEEEAAPNQHRKPERTLSRGSVRSPEVSASDDQDDDDARLEAERKLEELKRRRDDAESEEFERMRQKQQGAEVELEELKRKREDRKKVLDEEERQKKQEDAERKAKEEEEKRKMKEEIERRRAEAAEKRQKVEDTLDGEGRPFKCVSPRGSSLKIGERAEFLNKSAQKSTVKAAFSPVVSKIDNRLEQYTSAAQRENKESRSPRSGATDLPMVTDSIRNIKSMWEKGNAFGSPGSGGSPFKEAAVMKTGVAGRINDWLNKTPESGKTSGGRPTDLKPVDVTNKRSLWENKGASPTKVAGRGETKSVANGMGH
- the cald1a gene encoding caldesmon 1a isoform X4 yields the protein MEEMDFERRRELRRQKREEMRLEAERLAKNDDDEEEAARERRRRARQERMKGRESEEPSGQPDSLVITNSHSVTETVSVSSSCGGGGGGGDDEDQALLDRMAKREERRLRRMQEALDRQKELDPTEAEGNDGVAMEKNNEEEERPSSWRRGRNRDNEDEEEKTYGSKREEKGREEPREEEEASPGGGEEADEGVDEEEEQKVEVMEDKPRRSFMREQVNERGGAREEQRRQNGGLHEEEEAAPNQHRKPERTLSRGSVRSPEVSASDDQDDDDARLEAERKLEELKRRRDDAESEEFERMRQKQQGAEVELEELKRKREDRKKVLDEEERQKKQEDAERKAKEEEEKRKMKEEIERRRAEAAEKRQKVEDTLDGEGRPFKCVSPRGSSLKIGERAEFLNKSAQKSTVKAAFSPVVSKIDNRLEQYTSAAQQRENKESRSPRSGATDLPMVTDSIRNIKSMWEKGNAFGSPGSGGSPFKEAAVMKTGVAGRINDWLNKTPESGKTSGGRPTDLKPVDVTNKRSLWENKGASPTKVAGRGETKSVANGMGH
- the cald1a gene encoding caldesmon 1a isoform X3 encodes the protein MEEMDFERRRELRRQKREEMRLEAERLAKNDDDEEEAARERRRRARQERMKGRESEEPSGQPDSLVITNSHSVTETVSVSSSCGGGGGGGDDEDQALLDRMAKREERRLRRMQEALDRQKELDPTEAEGNDGVAMEKNNEEEERPSSWRRGRNRDNEDEEEKTYGSKREEKGREEPREEEEASPGGGEEADEGVDEEEEQKVEVMEDKPRRSFMREQESTEEPKMQNKVNERGGAREEQRRQNGGLHEEEEAAPNQHRKPERTLSRGSVRSPEVSASDDQDDDDARLEAERKLEELKRRRDDAESEEFERMRQKQQGAEVELEELKRKREDRKKVLDEEERQKKQEDAERKAKEEEEKRKMKEEIERRRAEAAEKRQKVEDTLDGEGRPFKCVSPRGSSLKIGERAEFLNKSAQKSTVKAAFSPVVSKIDNRLEQYTSAAQQRENKESRSPRSGATDLPMVTDSIRNIKSMWEKGNAFGSPGSGGSPFKEAAVMKTGVAGRINDWLNKTPESGKTSGGRPTDLKPVDVTNKRSLWENKGASPTKVAGRGETKSVANGMGH
- the cald1a gene encoding caldesmon 1a isoform X5 — its product is MEEMDFERRRELRRQKREEMRLEAERLAKNDDDEEEAARERRRRARQERMKGRESEEPSGQPDSLVITNSHSVTETVSVSSSCGGGGGGGDDEDQALLDRMAKREERRLRRMQEALDRQKELDPTEAEGNDGVAMEKNNEEEERPSSWRRGRNRDNEDEEEKTYGSKREEKGREEPREEEEASPGGGEEADEGVDEEEEQKVEVMEDKPRRSFMREQVNERGGAREEQRRQNGGLHEEEEAAPNQHRKPERTLSRGSVRSPEVSASDDQDDDDARLEAERKLEELKRRRDDAESEEFERMRQKQQGAEVELEELKRKREDRKKVLDEEERQKKQEDAERKAKEEEEKRKMKEEIERRRAEAAEKRQKVEDTLDGEGRPFKCVSPRGSSLKIGERAEFLNKSAQKSTVKAAFSPVVSKIDNRLEQYTSAAQRENKESRSPRSGATDLPMVTDSIRNIKSMWEKGNAFGSPGSGGSPFKEAAVMKTGVAGRINDWLNKTPESGKTSGGRPTDLKPVDVTNKRSLWENKGASPTKVAGRGETKSVANGMGH